The sequence TCATTAGTTGTATGTTATAACTTCTAAAGCCCATTAATGCAGAAATATTTTTGACactcaaaatcaaacaaaatcatTTTCCATAGCCTTTATAAATCTATATGAAGATCTTcgaaaagtttatatattttaccaaATAAATGTTTTCTAAAATAACCGAAATTCATGAAAATTTTAGGTAAGACTTGGATTAAAAAGTTAACgtgatatatatatctaaaacgATATTCTGACTATAGAGCTCTGACCACATATGTTTTGATTtaccaaatttatattttctggATTAAATTGAATGTTgtagattaatttttttgtaacagaaagaataattatttttaattaacattaatCGTCTTGGACTCAGGAAGGAGTTTAGATTCTAATGCCACGAGTTTAATTTCTTCTAGAAACAGAATGATGTGTTCTggtcaatgtttttaaacccgacccggacacaGAACCGGACGACTTACCGGGTTACTGGGTCACTGGTTCGACCACGGGTGAACCGCGGGTTGATAgatgaattaatttttttatataataatatatcagctatataaataaaaatatagaaactaaagtttaatattttctaaatatttttaaaacataaaataatagtttggatatgtatatattttatgtttaaaaacatttagaaaataattaaccttagtttttatatttttattttcatttgacatacaaaatatcaaaaaaatagtttaaactatttaaaattttccctAACAAcgtaagagttatgacatctaaaataaatccaaacataacatttataaatatttaaatatttaaatgcctaatgtgaataataaattaaactacaaatagaaaataaaccaaaagtaaaagatcattgtaataaattatcaataacggaaataaactaacaccaaatcacatcaattAATTTTGGTTCTGTCTACCATCGTTCACTTTATTTTCTTTAGGTGACatagtgaaatcttcatcaaaatctaaaaaacaaaaatataaaactgaaacttagaatataaaacataatctaaaaacataattaaaaactaaaaaaaagaagtaaaaagtTATTTGTCAGTACCTAACTTCTTAATtggaaacttagaatataaaacataatctaaaaacataattaaaaactaaaaaagaagaagtaaaaagttatttattggttcgaCCGATGGTTCAACCGGTACCGGGTTCCAGGTTTTACCGGGTTTTTGCGGATTTTTGCGGGTTtttaaatattgggtttttcacaaaatccaaaccggattttttctgggtcaccggatttaccggttcaaccgcgggtccggatcgggtttcaaaacactggttCTGGTAGATAAGACTTTGCTTGGTCCAAAATTAACTTGGTGGGGTGCCTCCTTCAGCTCATTCTTGAAGTAGTCGGTCTTGTCCGTGATATTGGATGGTTGTCAATAGTGACGTCGGATGATTGTGTAGTCTCAGTCCCTCGAATCTGGTACCCGGGCATCACATGGAGAGAGAGGCCCGGATGAGAGAGTGCAATAATTCGAGAAGTGCAATAATTGTGTGTGTGTACATCATTAAGAATTAAAGATCCAGATATTAAAAGTGTTTTTTGTCTTGAATTAATTTAATACagtcattcaaaaaaaaaatccagatATTAAAAGCGAAAATATTTTGGTGGTGGGTTTAAAATcaactttttataaataattgacaatattttagaaaaagaaaactagTGTTCTGTTCAATCATACCATTATCATATATAGGATTTGGTGGAATAATTAGGTTCAGTGTACTGAGTGGAACCAAGATAAACGTGTTTACCCTTTCAAACGTTTGTCTTGGCAAcgaattaatttaatattatttgaacAATTTCCAGTAAGATAAAAGTTTGGACTTGAAGATGTCAAATCACGTTACATTTTCTGTCTCtacatccattttttttttaatttccctTTCATACAACATTGTTAGATTAGCAAGACAAGATACAATGGGACACAAGATGTAGTTTCATAGTACAATGGATGCAACAATTTATTGTAAAGTCATGAAAGACTTAGTTTAAAGTGATCAATTATATACATACTTCACAGGAACAAGTAAAAGTTCATTTTTCTTGCTCACATTTAGTCCAGGAGACTCTTCCATGTCGATATCTTCAACCTCCATGTCTTCTGGTAATTTCCAGTCAAAATGAAACAACATATTAGCAAGACCAAACTCCACCATTGATGTCCCCATGTATATTGCTGGACATAGTCTCCTGCCAGCCCCAAATGGCAATAACTCAAAACTCTGCCCTTTTGGGTCAATGTTGTTATCAATAAATCTTTCAGGGAGAAACATATCTGGATCTTTCCAGGTATCAGGATCACGCCCTATAGCCCAAACATTCACATAAAGCCGTGTCTTGGGTTGAATCTGGTAGCCATTGATCTCAAATTCAGACATTACTTCTCTTGGAACTATAAGAGGTGCTGGAGGGTGTAGCCTCCATGTTTCTTTGACTACCATTTTTAGGTAGTGGAGCTGCTCTATGTCATCCAAGGTGATCATTGACTTGTTCCCAATTTGATTTCTGATTTCTGATTGCAGTTTCTTCATTGCTCTTGGGCTTCTCATAAGTTCTGTCATTGCCCACGTCATTGTTATTGCAGAAGTGCCTATGCCCCCAATAAGAACATTCTGTAATcagatataaaaaataaatgttggAATCCTCAGGTAAAATTCTTAGAGttgcaaatatttatttattttttttattttgatcaactcaaatatttatatctatAGTTACCATTAAGATTGCTTTGACATGGTTTCTTGTGAGCTTCCCATATCCAAGAACAGATTCTTCTTTCTGAAACCTCAAGAGCAGATCCACAAAATCTTCACTTCCCTTTTCTTTTTCCTCTCTATGTAGGTCAAACATCTGTTCATAGAAAGCATCAAGATCTCTCACACTCCTCTCTCTCCTCCCTTGTAAGCCGGTGAGCCGGTCGACGATCCAGCCGCCGTTTGGGAAAAAATCCGAGGCAGAGAAGCTCCCAAGAAACAAAAATGCCTCGTTGATGAACTTGTCGAATCTATCGCTGTTGAGTACAGTTTCATGGAAACTCACACCAAATGCTGCCCTGCAAATCACGCCAACGGTTAAAGAAAGAAACTTCTCGCTCAAGTTAACTGGTGTTTTCTCTTGAGCTGATTTGGTGACTATGTCTATCAGCTTCTTGACTTCCTCGTCCCTGATGGGTTGCATCGTGTGAACTCGTTTAGGACTAAAGACTTCTTGCACACACAGTTTCTTAACTTCTTTCCAGTAATCATCATAGGGAGCAAAAGCAATGTCCAGATAATTGTAAGAGAGCTCTCTTGGCCCTGAGAAATGATCCTATATGTGAATAAAGAAAATTTTTGTAGTATGTGTTGAGTGAGTGTCATGGTACCTGCTAAGCTTGGACGGCTACAACAATGGAGGTCATGAATTTTCAGAGCTTGTTTAGCTGTTTCAGAGGAAGATAGTACTACAGTTGGGATGCTTCCAAGCTTCAGAAACATAACAGGACCATACTCTTTGGAGAGTTTCCACAGGGATTGATGCGGTAACTCCCCGAGCTGGTGTAAGTTTCCGATGATCGGTAAACCAGGAGGAGATGGTGGTCGTCGTTGCTGCTTCTTGCGTTTAAAGGCGGCGAGAAGAAGGATAGTGACGAAGAGAAGTGATAGAAACCAAATAGTAGCCATTTAGTTTTCCTaaaaatgatgatgataatgatgaagGAGACTTGtgatttatatatacacatttttaGCATTGTGGTCATTTCTCTGCTTTCAACTTTGTTTTCCTTCACTTTCAACCCTTTAAAAGAAACTAATATAGTTGAAACTTGAGAATACATTATAAATTctaatttttaccaaaaaaactaaTACTCTCTTCAATTCCAAGTTATACTAATTTGAAATATAAGACAAGAcgttaatataatattttgaagtcttaagttattaactaatataattaaagtttatataaaaataaataaaaatattagattaattATTTTCAGTATAAAAATTATCTCTGTTTCTATCACTTCAAAATATTCTGTTTTATCAAAACATGTATATTCTAAAATACGTAAGTGTCCCAATACAACAAAAACACCAAATAATCTAATACAAAATAGATCAAAAATTAATTCTATGAAGTCTAATTTATATGTAGAATTGTATGAATACaacttaaataaattatcaattaaaaatatgaatctaaaagaaaattatttttgacaaaaaaaaaatttaaattattaactgcatagattaaatataatagtttcaatatcattaatttgtaaaacaaattttgtatacacaaaagagaaaaacaagGCGCCTTCTGAATTGCAAACCTTCATTAGTATTAGTATATGTTTATTGGTTATAACTAATTAACTTACATAAATATGAATCCAAATATACGACGCCGACGATGAAAAGAATAGAAATTGATGAGCAGAGGACAAGGCCAAAAAACACATGAATCACGTGCGACAAAGTTAGCTGAGCTAAACTACCTTTTCATAGTAGGATTTAGTCGAATGGCTTGATCAGAGGTCAATAAGTGAAGAGTTTGGAATTCTATTACTTTTTTTGTCATCTAGTagattatattaaaacataaaatgaaGTATAATAATTAGCAAAAACATCAGTCTTTCCAAAGCCAAGAGCCATCAAAATTCCTTCGGAGCCATGAGTGAGAAAAGAGCATACTCCTTCCAAAATACAACAAGAGATAAACAAACTAATTGGACAAAACACTAGAGCCTAAAATACACAGAAATTAAGTAAGCGAATACTCAAATTTCCGACGAGTCTTAGATTCGTGAACCCGAAACTATGATTGCAACTTGAAAGAAAGACCTAAAAAATCTCCAACTTAAAAGATATGGAACCATACCATTAGCTCCAAGGCAGGCCTGAAGATCATCTATCCACTGAAACATAAAGCAAGTTGGTGAAGACCTTGAAATGGCTCAGCGGCACGCAGAACCTACACCCGTTCCAACCGAAGCAGAACACTATTAGCACCATAATCTAAAacttaaaactaaaatagatGCAATAAAATCAATCAGTTTTAAACCTAATTAGAACAAAAACTAATTGTGGTTTATTTTAGACGAATATGTAAAACTCAATGTACCCAAACAATGGGTAAGTGAATCGATCAAGGTTCTTATATTCAAAATCAGAGGCCTAACTAATCAtagatttattattattagaatAGTCTTCTATTTATTTGTATGCATGTAATTACAAACGATTAAAAACTAACACAAAGtggaaaaaatattaataaattattacgatttttttttataacgctgatttattaggACATTACATTTATGAGAAACATTACATAGatgattcgacaaccgacaatactacagGTTTTATGAAGATCTACGCGTAACTGCATCATCTGAGCCATCCTATGAAGATTTCTTCTGTCGTCTTCATTAATAAATCGCTCTCTCCGAGACTTGAAAACtagatttcctgtaatctgcaagaaattgcatagtcCTGGATGTAGAagtctttaaaccttaaccagtagactacggtgcttccacaatTATTACGATTTAGTTTGGTCAAAAATATTTCTATACATgcataaattttcaaaagattACCGATTATGTTCACTTGTGCAACTCCAAACCGACAACACCTTTCTAATTATTTCCCAAAATGACATATATCAAATTATAcgtaattttacaaaaataaatatatattatgaattcaaaacaattaactaaattaaatgcaaaaaaaaagttaatctagttttaaaatatttagataCATGAAACTTTGATGGTTTAATTGAGATGAACAAAGCCAGTTTCATATAACCCAAAAGGTATTTGTTATGTTTGTATATAAAGCAAAAATCATATGTTTgttataaaaattcatattttccATACATATaaattgtaaaataatttaaaacctataaaaataaaataaaaatatgagttaattaattattataaattatatatttgaagaTACATATATTATGCATCCAGGACCGGCTTAGGTACTAGGGCAAGGGGGGCGTGGGCCCAGGGGGCGTGGGCCCAGGGCCCAATTTGGTTTTTGCATAATTAGTGTTAAAATGGGGCtcgattttaaagaaaaaaaattaaaaaaagaggttcaaaaattttaaattatccataaagtatatgtaattttttttttgaaatttctttttGTCCAAGGGCCCATAAATTACTTGAGCCGGCCCTGTATGCATCAACACGGAAAAAATCATTTAGTACACTATATAGAACTAACAAAACTCTCGAAGACATGGTGATATAACCAGTCTTAAAAAAATCATGATCAGAGTCATTAACAAACAGACTTGTACAAAGCTGCTCATAATGAAATATAAGCGATATATTGATAGTTTCGGACATGAGTGCAAACCATAACTTAGAGAGTCTTTTTAACACTTTTTCATTAAAAAGATTGGGGAATTACAAGAACAGAGGACCATACAATAATAGAACAGAGAAAAGGATCAGCTCTAATCTAGACATATCACATAGATCTTAAGGCTACAAAAAGAGATGCTTTAACCAAGATAGATATCCTGCAGCAATGTAAGATTGAAACCGGTCCTCTTGAATTACACTATCAGCAATAAGAAAAGCAACTTTGATATCACAGCATTTCAGAAATTGAACCCGCCAATCCAAAAAATCATTAAGCTGAAGACAGATCCTATCTGGATAGAATTTGAGAGAGGGCCAAGCAGAAGGTTTAGTAACTGCAGTAATTAGATCATGGTCTTCACTTGCAAAAGTAATCGAATAAAAATGGAGACTTTTGTGGCTTTCAATTGCCCATAACCAACTTTCAAAAGAAGCATCCATACGGCTGATAATCCCCGAGAAAGATCTTCTACTATGCAATAGAACCTTCCCCTCATTGTTCATGAGGACCCAAGAGGCACCACTTTCATTTTGTACTTGTTCCAAGCATAACCAGTGTCGTATTTGAGCAAATCTAAAAGGGTAGGTTTCCAACTAAATAtgattctc comes from Brassica rapa cultivar Chiifu-401-42 chromosome A02, CAAS_Brap_v3.01, whole genome shotgun sequence and encodes:
- the LOC103848403 gene encoding cytochrome P450 71B37, which produces MATIWFLSLLFVTILLLAAFKRKKQQRRPPSPPGLPIIGNLHQLGELPHQSLWKLSKEYGPVMFLKLGSIPTVVLSSSETAKQALKIHDLHCCSRPSLAGPRELSYNYLDIAFAPYDDYWKEVKKLCVQEVFSPKRVHTMQPIRDEEVKKLIDIVTKSAQEKTPVNLSEKFLSLTVGVICRAAFGVSFHETVLNSDRFDKFINEAFLFLGSFSASDFFPNGGWIVDRLTGLQGRRERSVRDLDAFYEQMFDLHREEKEKGSEDFVDLLLRFQKEESVLGYGKLTRNHVKAILMNVLIGGIGTSAITMTWAMTELMRSPRAMKKLQSEIRNQIGNKSMITLDDIEQLHYLKMVVKETWRLHPPAPLIVPREVMSEFEINGYQIQPKTRLYVNVWAIGRDPDTWKDPDMFLPERFIDNNIDPKGQSFELLPFGAGRRLCPAIYMGTSMVEFGLANMLFHFDWKLPEDMEVEDIDMEESPGLNVSKKNELLLVPVKYVYN